GCTCCTGGAGGCTGTGAGTCACGGTCATACATTCTTGTTCTGGGTTTTGGAAATAAAATTAGGAGCTGAGGATGAGGATGTTCGAAAGAAAAGTTCTTGTGTTTCTGCTTTTGAGTAAGTAAAAACTTTTTTCATCTTATCCTGGAGTATTAAATATGATGCTATTACTTTAAGCTGTTCCCCAAGGTTTAACCTTGAACCTGGTAACTTTAAGAAGTAAAATATGTAAATGAGTCATGTGCTAAACAACTATTAATGTAAAGAATTACTAAGCCTTAAGAAATATATGTAATCAGTCtgctttcaataataatatttattaattccAAATAAAATAATATACTTGGATAAACATGACCAAATTTTACATATACATAAGTAATAGTATTAGCATTTGAAAATTATGTATGTATgtagtgtacatatatatatacacacacacacaattgtgTCTACTATGAATTATTTTTGCAACGAGGTAAAGCACATTACAAATTGGAGGGAAAGGCTCAGAATTTAAAGGATGGAGTTGTTTTTGAGAGAGCCTGTTAGAGTATcctgggaaatggggggaagatgGGAACTATATATTAAAAAAGGAAGTCTGAAAAATCCtccaataataaaaaataaaaacgttagggttttttttctcttcatgcaTTTATTTGATAGGTTTGGGGAGAAACTAGCTGAACTTAAATTACAATTTTTCAATAATGATAGCCGAGGCACCTTAATTTCTTTCAAAACAAATTTCAACAAGTGAGCCAACTGTGCAGCCAACCAGTCcattcaccatcaccatcatcctcatcaatggcatttactgagtgcttactgtgtatagagcacagtactaagcgcttgggagagtacaggtcaacagagttggcagacacattccctacccagtgagcttacagcctagaggggaaaaagcccgtcaatgggcagggattgtctctatcggttgctgaattgtacattccaagcacttagtacagtgctctgcacatagtaagcgctcaatattattgaatgaatgaaaacatcaatataaataatgtatgctATGTAATTTAAATATCTATTCCTAAGTACTGAGAGGTTAAGGgtgcggtgaatatcaaatgcccaaaggtcacggatccaagtccGTGAAcagtacagaagggagaaggagccagggagaagagagcttaatcggggaaaacCTCTTCTggagatgtgacctgaataatgctttgaaagtggggcgaGTAGTAGACTGGCATATACGGAGAGGGAGGACATCCCGGGCTTTGGGGAGAACACGGGATACTCACCATCAGGACTCGGTGAGTTAAGTTAGTGTTATGGGGCTGCAGTAGTAGATCAGGAaggtcagataggagggggtgagctgactgttTTAAATCAATGatgaaggagtttctttttgacgtGGAAGtgaagggacagggaagtgaatgcttactgggtgaagagcattgtattatgagcttgggagagtacaattagcaATTAGTAGTGGAACTAGCAAGGCAAATGGAGCAGCTAAGGAGGAGGTGCAAagaagattcatttattcagtcaatcgaatttattgagcacttactgtgtgcagagcactgtactaagcgcttggaaggtacaattcggcaacaaagagaggcgattcctacccaacaacgggctcacagtcaagaagaaatgatggtatctgttaaacatttactatgcgccaagcgttgttctaaatgctagggtagatacaaggtaatcagattgtccaacatgggcctcacagtcttcatcctcattttacagttgaggtaactgaggcacagagaagttaagtgacttgcccaaagtcacacagctgacaagtggcggagccgggattagaacccacgacctctgactcccaagcccgggctcttgccactgagccatgctgcttctcatataatctGGATAATCTGGATCTGGATCGATCACATCATTGAGTCCATGTTAAAAACAGCAGAAgccattgtggtatttatgaaatgattactatgcatcaagcgccGTACTAACTGttaggatagaaacaagatactgagatcagacacagtccctgtaccgtatggggttcacagaacaggtatttaatccccaatttatagttgaggaaactgaggcacagagaaggtaagtgatttgcctgaggtcagccAGCAGCAAGGGGCAGAGTTAGATCCCCTGACagccaggccagagctctttccactgggctcctCTGCTTCTCATGTCCTTCATTTCAACAGAGGCTATGAAAGAGCAACAGCAGAGACTTTTCATGATCTCTTCCTGGTGGCTGGAGCATGGACTCCGTTTGTCAGACCATTCCATAAGCAGCGCAGGCAAGAGGAAAGAATTCCTTCAGAGCGTCAGGCCACtcgtcctttctcttcctcccattgGAAACTTTGTCAGAATACACTTCTAATGGATCGATCCATCTCCAAACCCAACAGGCTACAAGCCCCACCAAAAGTCTTCAAGAGTTATGCAAGAGCCTTTTTGCATGTTGATGTCTCCAGTCCACATCGGGGTGATTCTGAATCActtcgttcaattcattcaatcgtacttattgagcgctttatgcagagcactctactcagcgcttgggagcgtaataatacaacaataaaccgtcacattcacattccctgcccacaaagagtttagagtctagagcggggagacaggcattaatgtaaatatagataaattacagatatgtacataagtgctgtggggttaggaggggtgaatgaacgaaggaagcaagtcagggtgacatagaaggaagcgggagaagaggaaaggaggggttaggggatgtctcttggaggaaacaAGGATAGATGTATTCATGTGAGTTTGTAAACATATTCAGTTGCCACATGCCTCTGGCTGGGATTTACGGAGGCCATCAGTGGCCACTCCAGTTCCCTCACTGGCTGGATTTCAATGCTCTTCCTCCCTGCATTTGTCTCCTCTCAAATGTGGTCAAAATCTAAAATCACAGGTGAAAGCCCAGAGGAGAAAGCAATGGgggctagtgcaaagagcacaggactgggattcaggagactggggatttttgagtgcatactgtatgtgcagagcattgtactatagaTTTGGAAGAGTGCGATACAACCGAGTTGTTGATACACAACAAGTTTACCCCATCaccggtctaatcccagctccaccacttgcatgttTGGCATCCTTGGACAGTCAATTAACTTTCCTGCATCTCAGCTGTTAAAGgcaattaagtacctgttctccctcccacttggagccccatgtgggacagggacggcatccAATCAGAtagtcttgtatctccccaagcattTGGCATATTGGGCTTACcgaaaaccacaattattttaattaaggaaaaaaatcctAGTGGGAATTTATTCACTTGGGTTTACGAATGTAGTCAGTACCATTATTTGTACTTTATAAAACAGATGCAGAATTTCAAGTTGACCCTGTAGGTCTTCCCCACTACTAGTTAAAAGGAATTAGTTTCAGCCTACTTTTAccagtattagtaatagtatttaagtatctACtacaagccctgtagtaagcaccatGAAAAAATATATGGTCAGAATTAGACAGCCCTACCTTTTTCTTTCATTAATATTCCCTTTAGTTTGGTTTCTAGTGGGGCCCAGTAGGGTTTCAGCTGTATGCAGAATAGCACCCTGTAACACCTTTTTtgatcatcttccctcctccccctttttcctaGGGCTTATTTCCACCTTTGCACAATTAACTGATGAGCCACAGCTTTCGACTGGAACCACACCTGACACACCAGGAGGTTTGATtttctctaccacttgtttgtgaTCTATTATGCCGAGCTATCAGCCAAACTGCTTAGAAAGAGCAGGAATCCTAGTAACATGTTGCCTTCCAGATCCTTGCCTCTGACAAAACTGCCTTTCAAAATGTGCTTTCTTCTCTCATCTCCTCGGATTCCTCTTGTACACTTGCCCCTGGAAAACCTCCATgtgtttctgtctccctctctcccaaaacTACTCCAggcgttgcctatcaacctctgcacaaaacaaaaacttctcactctaggcttcaaggctctccatcaccttgctccttcctacctctcctcccttctctctttcaactgcccaccccacacactccgctcctctgccacccacctcctcaccgtcccccattctcgcctatcccgccgtcgacccctgggccacatcctcccgcggtcccggaacgccctccctcctcacctccgccaaactaattctcttgccctcttcaaaaccctacttaaaactcacctcctccaagaggccttcccagactgagctccccttttccctctgctccctttaccccccacGACTTTCCACAGctaaaaccctcttctccccactttccctctgctcctccccctctcccgtcccatcccctcagcactgtactcatctgctcaactgaatatatcttcattaccctatttattttgttaatgagatgtacatcaccttgattctatttatttgctattgttttaatcagatgttcacccccttgattctatttattgccattgttcttgtctgcccgtctcccccgattagactgtaaacccgtcaaagggcagggactgtctctatcggttactgatttgaacattccaagcgcttagtacagtgctctgcacatagtaagtgctcaataaatactattaaatgaactactctccctcccgtccctgACATTCAACATATgtatactttttttttctccttgttgGCTGTTATAGCTAATTAAAAGCTACTAAAACTAAGGGAACTGGCATAGcccagtcgatagagcatggacctgggcattcgaaggacctgggttctaatcccagttccatcacctgtctgctgtgtgaccttgggcaagtcccttcatcttcctgtacctcagttccttcatctgtaaaatggggattaagactgtgacccctatgaggaacagggattgtgtccaacctcgttgTTATAACTGCCCGTGTGCTtaatactgtgtctggcacatagtaagcacttaaataccataaaaaactgtcATGCAGGTGGAGGTGTGTGTGCATGATAGACACACACCGTCGATATGTGTATTTATGGGAGGAGGTTTGGTCAATAAATGGCAAGATACAGATCCTTCAGCTGGAAGTCGAGGAGAGAACTTCCAAGATGTCActaatatggtctagtggaagctaagttcctctgcctctctcccagtaTTGAAATTAAAGGCCTCCATGGCTTAAACATTCATTCCCAAGCCTTTGGTAAATACTTTATTTTattgtgatgatatttgttaaggtatttgttgaaCCATACACTTCTCTAAgaactgggacagatataagttaatcagctcagaacagtccctgtcccacacagactcCCAGTTTAGAaaatggggggggagagggggaatacgtattgaatccccattttacagatgagaaaactgaggcacagagatgttgtgtcttgcccaagatcacacagcaggcaagtggtggggctgggattagaatccagttcttctgcctcccagccaaagctccttccattaggcctcatCCCTGCCTTGTAGAAATAACACACACAGGAGTCAAACCCAAAGCCATGTCTGAACCCTTCGTCGGCTCCACTGGAGTCAAGTACTACTAAAGGGCTCTAGTGCTAGCGAGCGTTGTGGCCTGCTTGTGCTTTTTTAATATAAAAGCTATGACTGGATGATCATTTCGTTTGGACACATCGCCACACCAGTTCTAAATGCAAAGAACCCCAGAAGACGATGAGATTGAATGGAAGTTTTGCCCTTTGGTTAGGGGAAGCTTTCAGGGCACAGGCCACAAGAGCAGATAAAGGAGATTCAACAAGGAGGTTTGGTAGAATGTAGTTATTTTCCTTCATGTTTAACGTATTACTATCAGTGAGGGCGGGTGAGGGTGACAGAGGAGGGCAAGGCATAACCGGGCCCTGGGTCCCACGGGAAAGAACATTTGGTTTGTGGTTATAGCGGCCATATCTAGCATCTGTTGTTGTTCCTGTCGTGGCTCCTTCACTCATGGGTTCACTGCCAAGGTGTTGCCTCCCCGTACCTGCTTTCTGTGCCCTGGCCCAGTCTATTCCCTTTCACGTCCTCATCCCCAGCTGTCCAAATCCAGAGCCTATCATTTGAGGTTGCAGAGATGCTTCGGATGGTAAACTCCCCATGGACGGCACACTCCTGCAACCCCTCGTTAAtgctcacaagaagtttacattgGGCAAATATGCTTTTGGACTCCTGTTTGTCAATCTTCTATCTCCTCTCAAAATGGTTGATGAAACCGGTTGCATGGCTGCTTGAAGATTTCAGGCAGGGACTTGAAGAGGCCTTTGGATCTTTTTAACAATCTACCTCTCTGGGATGTTCTCGGGGGAGTTGGGATTTTGATACACCTTGGCGTTTTAACATATATGTAAGTGTGCGTGCAGCAGGTGCTCACCATCCATGTTGAGGGGATCAACTCAgtatggacagggaaggtgtctcatcaactctgtactttctcaagcgttcagtacagtgctctgcttacagtaagcactcaataaatactgtcgatgaaGACGGGTGGCAACTCGGGAGAGTTAACCCTCGGTTTAAAAGAGTTAACCCTCGGTTTAAAAACAATACTCCCTCCTATAAAGGCAGTAACCATGAGTGGGAAGGATGCTGAAAGACCATGAGTTAGGTTAAACCAGAACAAAAAGAGGAGAAAGCTTCCCTGTGGGAGCAGGTTACATTATCTCAAAGCCCTTGGGCAAGAGGCCGTGATGATAGGAAAGGTAACTTCGGTGGTTAAGTGTGCTCCAGAAGGGGATGTTCTGATCCTGAGGATCTAATAgtattttgttgagcacttattctgtccagagcactgtactgtgagactgggagagtaaaacagagttagaagacattagCCCAGCCCTGAAGGAATTTACCATTTAGTGAGGAAGGGTGTTTGGTGGGGAAACTGCTCCTCACAGAGCTCCTTTGCTCTGAAGCTTGCCCTTCTtcacaaatggtatttgttgagcacctaaggggaagcactgtactctgcactttggagactacaacagaaatcTGACATGTGGTCATTACCCTCCAGAAATGTGTAACCCAATGGATGAACAGATAGACAAAAAGTTATCTATAaatagtgggagaaggagaaagaacaatatagcagaaaaTAGTACAAATTTTATAATTacaagtaatggcatttgttaagtgcttactatgtgccaagcactatattaagcactgggatagaaacaagatgatcaggtacaACATGTAGCTCAcaaattaagtaggagggagaacaggtattggatcctaaTTTTCAGGTGattgaactgagacacagagaagtcaagtgacttgccaaagtcacacagcaggtgtgtggcagagctgggattgaaacccccatcctttgacttccagacccatgctctttccattaagacatgctgctttccatggTCTAGCCGtaacaaaggtatttattaagtacctaccatgtggagagccctgtactaagagtaacagtcttctctttttttttcctggaacagATCTGAAATATTCTAATTACAAAGAGTAACATTTTTCtaactctgtctctcttttttttttttttttacctcccccctccggcccccagcaATAGACCCTGAAATAGAACACATTTTCACAGGACCAGGTATGTCAACAGTTTTATGTAGACTTTCCAACCTTGCAAACTGCTCCCTGGGTCCTCTTTGTTGTTGCTAATTCTAAAGAACAAAAATTGTATGGTATGCTATTTACATCACTTAAAGTAGTAACTTCCTAAATGGCAAAGGAGTGACTTTAAAGAAGGAATAATTTCCAAAGGCCCCTTGAGTCCAGTGATTATTTGGTTTCTGGGGCAGAATCACTACTCCATATTCCTTGCTGATATTCAGGGACAACATTCTATCTCAGTAGGCTCTGCCTATTCTCCCACCTGCATCTGAGGCTGGGTTTATAGTACACCAAGAGGAGGATTGTCAATTTTCTTATCAATTTGCTGATTTAGGGGGGCTAATGAAATAGTTTCactaaaacacaaacacacacacacacatatatccttGGGGCCAGAATTTGCAAAGTTCAGTTGTTTCCTTGGAGCaaattaaaatgatttaaaaCTCTTCACTTAGTTCACCCAGTCTTAGACTGAGCCAATATAAGTCAGGTCTAATGGGGACGACTGTGGTTTTTCTAAGTACATTattcaaaaagagaaaaaaaagatttgaTAACACTGCCACATGGACCAATCCCAAAATGCTTAGTGCCTACcaataaatcggtggtatttgtacCCAACAAGGCTGTCTCTGTCTAGTGTCTCTCCAATGctatataaataccataaaatgtaaGAAGGATCTCATCCCAAGCACAAACTCCACTCCTGCTCTAGGAACTCTGGAACCATCACACTTCTCTTACTTGTCAGAGTACCTCGGACCTGGAGTCTCCCTGTCCGTCATCACTTTACGGATCTGGTAGCTCAGCTTGCTGCCAGGCTGGGTGATCTAGGGCCATTCCCAGAGTCTGAGAAGAGCAGCAGTgcaatggagggaggtggggggacagggaagggatgggggaaggaaggagagaaggaggggagagacgacAGAAACGTCAGCACCTCTAGGCATGATCTGTCATTGCAAATGCCCGGACCAAATGGGAAATGTGCATGAAGGAATCATCCCATGGCCACCTGCCTCACCTCCAGCAGCCCAAGATAGGCAAGGCTCAATTCCTTTAAGAAACCTTATTGCTCCCTAGTTTGGATTGGGTTGAAaaaatcttggaaaaaaaaaaaacccacaaaccgGGATAGCTAAAATGATTATACTTCGGGAACAAACTGCCAAGACACTTCTCAACTGTTTCTGACTGCCCTGCGTTGTAGACATAGCCATGTCTGCCTGATTCAGGAATGGAATAGCTCTCCTAGCTCAAAGCACATGAAAAATAGTTAGatgcaacaataataacaataataataatattagtgggaATTCCCTCATAATGGAGATACAGAGGAGCTTTTCTCCGTTTCACTCCCAAAATATGAAGATTCCATTCTATGTTGACAAAGTTTTGGCTTACTATTATCTATAGAATTTGAACATTTGAACTATATAATAAAAAGAATCAATTGGGCCTTTTAAGCATTTAAAATTGGAATATGCCTCTTTTAATGTCCCTTTAAAGAAAATCATGAAGTGCCCATGTACTGAATCTGTTCTATCACGGCTCTGCAGTTCCAATCATTTCAGCTCTCTGCAACTCATCCTGTGCTCTGTCTGCTTTCTCTTTAGTGGCAGCAGTCATTATTTATGCTGTGGTATGTGGTGTCATCGGTACCATCCTCTTCATTGCTTTGGTCATAAAAGTGGTAAAGGTAAGACTGCAACTTTTAGTAAGGGATGAgatgtattttctccattttattcatcCTAATTCACATTTCCGGTTGAAGGGTCATAGCTCAGTGAACAAGAAACACAGGCCATCCCCTGCACACCCACTTTCTACCTTCCCTTCCAGGTGCTTCTGAGGAGAGTGGAGACACAAACTGTCTCTCTCTCGTCCCACTTATGTGGCTGGGAGTAAAACGTCCTCCATTTAGTCTGAATACTGAGGCCCACAGGCAACCACAAGTCTCTCTGTAGCCCAGACCTGTTTTGTACTTATTTTtatatgctgctgcttctccacatactCATTTAGTGCCATGCAAAATAAACCAGGGATGCTTCTTTGAGACTATAATTCTTTTTGCTGCTCTTCCTAATACAAAGATGAACCCACTGCTGAATAAAAGTGTGACCCTAAATATAAAAAAACCACACCTAGTCCTATCCTGGCTTTCTCACAGATTTCTTCAGGGTTCAACAGCTCCAGCTGTCTTGGCAGGACTgtgtggggtcgggggaggcaaaggggaactattatagtatttagtaagcacttactatgtgtcaaccactgttctaagcactgaggaggtaaaagttaatcaggttggacacattcctgtcccgcaatctaagtaggagggaaatccagtatttattccccattttacagatgaggaaactgagtcaaagggacattaagtgacttgcccaatgtcacacagcaagcagtcacCAAAATCAGGATAAgagcccttctgcatcatctacacacttggctctgtaccctttaaacatttgttattcacctcccttcagcccctcagcacttacatacatttctataaagtacttatattaatatcccctctagactgtaaactccttgtgggcagggaacgagtctaccatctatgttgtactgtactcgcccgagcacttagtacagtgttctgcattcagtaagcactcaataaatattactgattgattaattagaaccAGgactctcttgattcccaggattgcactcttttcactagactctGCTGCTTTGATGACAAGAAATTAATGACCTTCACTATATTGTGGTGCCATTATCAGAGAGAGAACACTAGACTCAATGGACCACTGGACTGACCAGTTATGATATTGCTTATGTTCTCAGTGTTGCAATtacctcttcatttccaacatcCACTAAATTCCTAAGCTATTTCAGTGAGTAGCCACTGTTTTTGATAATAATTGGTCAGCAAATTGCCTATGTAtccattatttcattattaaagCATTGTTTAGGACTCCATATGCAAACAGAAAACAGGAACTgtcaaagataaaaaaaaattaacacatTAAATATGTAGAAGGCATGTTTGGCTTTATGATCATGGGTGGCAGAACACTATATAAGGTGACAGAAAGCAAAAGGCCTAAGCGATGTAAGTTTATATTTTTGCCAATTATGTTCCAAGGACTTAAATCCCAAGGGTTCATGGTAACAAcatctttctcttttcatttgcAGAAAAAATCCTTCAATGTCCAGCCCACAACATCAGAAGACCCAAACTCTCTAAGTTCTGTTGAAACAAAAAATCCAGGTTAGTGGATGGACTCGTGGGGAAAAAAGTGCCAGTAGTGAGTGTTTCGTATTAACGCTGGATCATTACTGGTGACCCAGAAACCCCATTATGGAGAAGTATTCACCTCTCTGGGATCAGAAATATCTATACACATTTGTGGCCTTTTTCTCCTAAAGGGATAAACTTTAAAGGTCTCTAttaaaaagaaggagaaaaaaattcaAACTAGTCCACACTGGGCAAGGTGAATTTCTGGAAATGTTTCAATTTCTGGAAAGGATTTAGTAGATTATCTCCATTCCTGATTAGAATCTTCTGCAGAGagcacaagactgtaagctcatttcttgattggaagctcattgtgagcagggaatgtatgtacGTGTTATATttggctctcccaagtgttttctacagttcttttcacacagtaaatgttcaataaatgtgactaacAGTTAGAAGGTGATAATGCTTTGGAAGACATGCGGCCATCAGCAGTGGTAAAGAATAAAGGTTTCCCCTTTGCTGACCCAGAGGAGACAAATGCAGGTTACATTACTTGGGTTAAGTAATGTAATAGCAGCAAAAAGACACACAAGAAGGTTCTTTGTGGATATCTGCAGCTTTAAGAGTCCAGGCCGGctggtggggccaggaggggagtggtggacctgggaagcagctgtcaatcaagctGTTCCTGGGCAGTCTAGGGGTTTGCCCAAGTCTGCAAAATGCATGGCCAAAATGCAGGCTCAAATAAACAGCTTTCAGCCAGAGCTGAAACCTGCAGGCAAAATTCTGGTTTAGTTTCAGCCAAAAGGGGTTCCTGGGCACAGTCCTACCAGTAGGGTACTTATGGATTCAGGATTCTTTCCAAAAAATTACAGGTTTTAGCTAAGAAAGCATTAACAGACAGTCACATGTCAGCTCCAAGAAAGCAAACACCTAGGCTAGGAGAACTAagtgtagggaaggagagaagttttttgtttgcttgttttaagGAGCTGTTCTCCAGCTATCCCCAAGCAAGCTGTTCAGAAACTCTCAGTTCCAGGTTCTGGAGTACAAAATTCTATACGCTTGCTTTTCTGGCCTCCATACAATAAACCCAgccacttcctttccctctcatccccacctcctgctcctctcccattaTTTCCACCTGAAGGGCACAACACCTGCCCACACCccatcagtagtatgtattgagcacatgtgaacagaaccctgtactaaggacttgggagagtatcagaactagtagacatgaaccctgctctcaaggcCTAGTCTGCAGCAAACACAGCCATGTAAACCAATTACCCTATAAACCATTTCCCATATAAATTACACACAGAGAAAATAGGAAAgagatattttaaattattttcagcCTAATACCTACACTGTTAGCCCTATGAGACacagactgcatctgatctgagtATCCTCTATCCACCTCAAGTTCTCAGTGCATTGtttagaacataataagcacttaatgccattattaatattattattgctgcctCATTTTCATTTGGCTCACAGCCAATTTCTAAAGGCCTCATCCTTATTCTTTAGCGCCTTTAGCAGATGTTCCAATGCATGTTTTTATATTTCATATCCTCTCTATCCTACACTGTGGTTATTTGATGTCTGAACCCCCTCTCTGACTAGTATGAGGTTAGTCAATCCCTCCTTACCTCATTTACCCAATCAAATTTAATGAGATCATCCTGATTTATGAATTCAatcaaaaaaatgaaacaaaggaaCAAGCAAAGCCCTGTTCAATCATGTTCCATGAGTGATTCTCAGTAGAAATCCCACCAGCAGCTATCCCTACAGAAGGCCTAGGGCAGTGAGAGGCAAGATCCAGTCTACAGGCTGCAGCCATCCCAGAAAGAGGTTCAT
The window above is part of the Ornithorhynchus anatinus isolate Pmale09 chromosome 12, mOrnAna1.pri.v4, whole genome shotgun sequence genome. Proteins encoded here:
- the LOC103170437 gene encoding glycophorin-A — protein: MRMFERKVLVFLLLRLISTFAQLTDEPQLSTGTTPDTPGAIDPEIEHIFTGPVAAVIIYAVVCGVIGTILFIALVIKVVKKKSFNVQPTTSEDPNSLSSVETKNPEK